The Gordonia sp. KTR9 genome contains a region encoding:
- a CDS encoding sigma factor-like helix-turn-helix DNA-binding protein yields MTAHADGPSSSRRSPGDLRALAAVAEFDAALTDQERRVLTERIYAGRPRTQAEVADLLGLSRERVTKIDRSIRHRLAALIDADRALAQLSATINLRAAPLADAVQLTADSTLAGSPVGDAEAPCWRVVAAASGLRTSEDWIIRGTLRSVAEFTKSAVSEAALPGGVAPITTIADHLGLSDDSAARWLRRVGYELIDGHAISTRSTTGAIVAAVLSIRGAAMTFAEIVDATSAIPRAHNSIRNALASDSRIVKTDRTRYGLAEWGLPRYEPVHLQIGAILADGDGAAPIDEVIATIRGRHDVSEATIRAYAGAGEFQIRGGVVTRREWAHRPRRTPGRTRGLYREDDLVHWATTITPAQCRGTGFNIPSAVAGLLGIGPGSPVTLETSLGTQTFTWASVQARSGSIRRFIDALELAPGTPVFFDFGPRTFAVRRAELSTASPTAAILTRIGRRPARLTRPRLIRVLAESLWLPTDSTLDDVVDLLVRRREADLADRVAAMR; encoded by the coding sequence ATGACCGCGCACGCCGACGGACCCTCGTCGTCGAGACGTTCCCCGGGCGACCTGCGCGCGCTCGCCGCGGTAGCCGAGTTCGACGCCGCACTCACCGACCAGGAGCGGCGGGTACTCACCGAGCGCATCTACGCCGGCAGACCTCGTACGCAGGCCGAGGTCGCCGACCTCCTCGGCCTGTCGCGCGAGCGCGTCACCAAGATCGACCGGTCCATCCGACACCGCCTGGCCGCGCTGATCGACGCGGATCGTGCTCTCGCCCAGTTGTCGGCGACGATCAACCTGCGGGCCGCTCCACTCGCGGACGCCGTCCAGCTCACCGCGGACTCGACTCTCGCGGGATCGCCGGTGGGCGACGCCGAAGCCCCCTGCTGGCGGGTGGTGGCCGCGGCGTCGGGTTTGCGTACCAGCGAGGACTGGATCATCCGGGGCACCTTGCGCTCGGTCGCCGAGTTCACGAAGTCGGCCGTCTCGGAGGCGGCGCTTCCCGGTGGGGTGGCTCCGATCACCACGATCGCCGATCATCTGGGTTTGTCCGACGATTCGGCCGCGCGATGGCTGCGGCGGGTGGGGTACGAACTGATCGACGGTCATGCGATCTCCACGCGATCGACCACGGGCGCGATCGTCGCCGCGGTGCTCTCGATACGCGGCGCGGCAATGACCTTCGCCGAGATCGTCGATGCGACTTCCGCGATTCCGCGCGCCCACAACAGTATTCGCAACGCACTGGCGTCGGATTCGCGTATCGTCAAGACCGACCGCACCCGCTACGGTCTCGCCGAGTGGGGCCTTCCGCGATACGAGCCGGTGCACCTGCAGATCGGTGCGATCCTGGCGGACGGTGACGGGGCCGCACCTATCGACGAGGTCATCGCGACGATCCGCGGCCGACACGACGTCAGCGAGGCCACCATCCGCGCATACGCCGGCGCCGGTGAGTTCCAGATACGTGGCGGCGTCGTCACCCGGCGCGAGTGGGCGCACCGCCCCCGGCGAACCCCGGGACGGACGCGCGGTCTGTATCGCGAGGACGACCTCGTGCACTGGGCCACGACGATCACGCCCGCACAATGTCGCGGAACGGGATTCAACATCCCCAGCGCCGTCGCCGGCCTCCTCGGCATCGGACCTGGTTCCCCGGTTACCCTCGAGACCTCGCTGGGTACGCAGACTTTCACGTGGGCGTCGGTCCAGGCGCGGTCCGGTTCGATCCGACGGTTCATCGACGCACTCGAACTCGCACCGGGTACACCGGTGTTCTTCGACTTCGGGCCGCGCACGTTCGCCGTTCGACGGGCCGAGCTCTCCACCGCGTCGCCGACCGCCGCCATCCTGACTCGAATAGGCCGTCGCCCGGCACGGCTCACCAGACCTCGCCTCATCCGGGTGCTCGCGGAATCGCTCTGGCTCCCAACGGATTCAACACTCGACGACGTTGTCGACCTCCTCGTCCGACGCCGTGAGGCCGACCTCGCCGACCGGGTCGCCGCGATGCGCTGA
- a CDS encoding class I adenylate-forming enzyme family protein, giving the protein MTSTYFAWDLTHRDDAPCVRDDVLALDYAGFARRVEGLAEQLTSLGVRRGDVVATFLPNRVELLVTLMAAWRIGAVATPVNPAFTSEEAEYQLADSGTRVVIGTSAGGSGPGRVHLVADELATAPSPGWRGSDPPAADDDALLVYTSGSTGRPKGVRLSHGNLHYMASTMVTHFGLTEADHALLVLPLFHVNAICISFLAPMLAGGQLSITGRFSPSRFFDDVARLTPTYFSAVPTIYALLVSQDGLTAEATGPLRFAVCGAAPISRELLDRVEGAFGIPVVEGYGLTEGTCASACNPIDGVRKLGTVGPALPGQQIVIVDEQGAEVPVGEIGEVVISGPNVMRGYLNRSEETAATIVDGRLHTGDVGRLDEDGYLTLVDRIKDMIIRGGENIYPKEIENALATHPDVLECAVVGAPDELYGELPVAFVVPYPHRGVDAEVLGDHLADRLAKIKRPSIIHIVDELPRNPVGKIDKPALRSGLRSPQTA; this is encoded by the coding sequence GTGACCAGCACGTACTTCGCATGGGACCTGACCCACCGCGACGACGCCCCGTGTGTTCGCGATGATGTTCTCGCGCTGGACTACGCCGGCTTCGCCCGGCGTGTCGAGGGTCTCGCCGAACAGCTCACCAGCCTTGGCGTTCGACGGGGGGACGTGGTGGCGACCTTCCTGCCCAACAGGGTCGAACTCCTCGTGACGTTGATGGCGGCATGGCGGATCGGCGCGGTCGCCACACCGGTCAACCCGGCCTTCACCTCCGAGGAGGCCGAGTATCAGCTGGCGGACTCCGGGACACGAGTCGTGATCGGCACCAGCGCCGGAGGAAGTGGGCCCGGCCGTGTCCATCTCGTGGCCGATGAGCTGGCGACCGCGCCGAGTCCGGGCTGGCGGGGGTCGGATCCGCCGGCGGCCGACGATGACGCACTGCTGGTCTACACCTCCGGTTCCACCGGCAGGCCCAAGGGCGTCCGGTTGTCGCACGGCAACCTGCACTACATGGCGTCGACGATGGTGACGCACTTCGGTCTCACCGAGGCCGACCATGCGCTCCTGGTGTTGCCGCTGTTCCATGTGAACGCCATCTGCATCAGCTTTCTGGCCCCGATGCTCGCGGGCGGACAGCTGAGCATCACCGGACGATTCTCGCCGTCGCGGTTCTTCGACGACGTCGCACGACTCACCCCGACGTATTTCTCGGCCGTACCAACGATTTACGCGCTTCTCGTATCGCAGGACGGGCTCACCGCCGAGGCCACCGGTCCCCTCCGGTTCGCGGTGTGTGGGGCCGCCCCGATCTCCAGGGAACTGCTCGACCGGGTCGAGGGCGCCTTCGGAATACCAGTCGTCGAAGGCTACGGCCTGACGGAGGGCACCTGTGCGTCGGCCTGCAATCCGATCGACGGGGTCCGCAAACTCGGGACCGTGGGCCCTGCGCTTCCGGGTCAGCAGATCGTCATCGTCGACGAACAGGGCGCGGAGGTGCCCGTCGGCGAAATCGGTGAAGTCGTCATCAGTGGACCGAATGTCATGCGCGGCTATCTGAACCGGTCTGAGGAGACCGCTGCGACCATCGTCGACGGCCGGTTGCACACCGGTGACGTCGGCCGCCTCGACGAGGACGGCTACCTCACTCTGGTCGACCGGATCAAGGACATGATCATCCGGGGCGGGGAGAACATCTACCCCAAGGAGATCGAGAACGCCCTCGCCACCCATCCCGACGTACTCGAGTGCGCGGTCGTGGGGGCGCCGGACGAACTCTACGGCGAGCTGCCCGTCGCGTTCGTCGTCCCATACCCACACCGCGGAGTGGACGCGGAGGTCCTGGGTGATCACCTCGCCGACCGGCTGGCAAAGATCAAGCGACCGAGCATCATCCACATCGTCGACGAACTCCCGCGCAATCCTGTCGGGAAGATCGACAAGCCCGCGCTGCGGTCGGGTCTCCGAAGTCCGCAGACCGCCTGA
- a CDS encoding DUF3556 domain-containing protein, with protein sequence MGFTQPAFPQVEPETFLQRPFFDRIRVLGAHWADHGFGTPKMVHLIYLMKVFVFYGGVGIALATLTSGLDPLHVAEWWNQPVVYQKLVLWTVLVEVLGIGGSWGPLAGHFKPMTGGFLYWLRPQTIRLPPWPGKVPFTKGDSRTAFDIAVYALILANLAVAIALPGVASSSLDSAMSDNQGLVNPVLMYPLIALLVVIGLRDKVIFIAARSEQYLPAMIFFGFLPFLDMILALKLLIVSVWVGAGVSKLGHHFSMVIPPMLSNTPWVPSTKIKRAHYRNFPEDMRPSKLAGGVGHVLGTIVEVVTPLVLLFSTSKTLTVAAVVLMVCFHLFILSTFPLAVPLEWNLLFAYASVFLFLGFPAWDGYALSDTSMPWAMVLIGVALCFFPVLGNLRPDLVSFLPSMRQYAGNWASATWAFAPGAEEKLDQHIVRPAKNTRTQLLGSYPADVADVVMHQLLAWRSLHSQGRALYSLMIRHLGSDIDTYTLREAEFSCNSLVAFNFGDGHLHDERLIAALQRRCDFAPGEFTVAWIESQPIHRGTQRFKVIDAALGVIETGTYRVTDAVNEQPWLPNGPIPFQVDWSLDVDAHRAVTDPEVVHEPQMRSDDRSATPVRLTDQAPQ encoded by the coding sequence ATGGGATTCACCCAACCAGCCTTCCCCCAGGTGGAACCGGAGACATTTCTCCAGCGGCCGTTCTTCGACCGGATCCGCGTCCTCGGGGCACACTGGGCCGATCATGGCTTCGGCACGCCGAAGATGGTGCATCTGATCTATCTGATGAAGGTCTTCGTCTTCTACGGCGGCGTCGGGATCGCGCTCGCGACCCTGACATCCGGACTCGATCCGCTGCACGTGGCCGAGTGGTGGAACCAGCCGGTCGTCTATCAGAAGTTGGTCTTGTGGACCGTTCTGGTGGAGGTCCTGGGTATCGGGGGGTCGTGGGGACCACTGGCCGGTCATTTCAAACCCATGACCGGTGGGTTTCTGTACTGGCTTCGTCCCCAGACCATCCGGCTCCCACCGTGGCCGGGGAAGGTGCCCTTCACCAAGGGGGACTCCCGCACCGCGTTCGACATCGCGGTCTACGCCCTGATCCTCGCGAATCTCGCTGTGGCGATCGCGCTTCCGGGAGTCGCATCGAGTTCACTGGACTCAGCGATGAGTGACAACCAGGGCCTGGTGAACCCCGTCCTGATGTACCCGCTCATCGCGCTGCTCGTGGTGATCGGCCTGCGCGACAAGGTCATCTTCATCGCCGCGCGCTCCGAGCAGTATCTCCCGGCGATGATCTTCTTCGGCTTCCTGCCGTTCCTCGACATGATCCTGGCGCTCAAACTGCTCATCGTGTCGGTGTGGGTCGGCGCCGGTGTCTCCAAGCTGGGACATCACTTCTCGATGGTGATCCCACCGATGCTGTCGAACACCCCGTGGGTGCCGAGCACGAAGATCAAGCGGGCGCACTATCGCAACTTCCCCGAGGACATGCGGCCGTCGAAGCTGGCCGGGGGAGTCGGGCACGTCCTGGGCACCATCGTCGAGGTCGTCACGCCGCTGGTCCTGCTGTTCTCGACCAGCAAGACGCTCACCGTGGCCGCGGTCGTCCTCATGGTGTGCTTCCACTTGTTCATCCTGTCGACCTTTCCCCTGGCCGTTCCGCTCGAATGGAACCTGCTCTTCGCGTATGCCTCGGTGTTCCTGTTCCTCGGCTTCCCGGCCTGGGACGGTTACGCGCTATCCGACACATCGATGCCGTGGGCGATGGTGCTGATCGGTGTTGCGCTCTGCTTCTTCCCCGTACTCGGCAACCTGCGTCCAGACCTGGTCTCGTTCCTTCCGTCGATGCGGCAGTACGCGGGTAACTGGGCATCGGCCACCTGGGCGTTCGCACCCGGTGCCGAAGAGAAGCTCGACCAGCACATCGTGCGTCCCGCGAAGAACACCCGCACCCAGCTGCTCGGGTCGTATCCGGCAGACGTGGCCGACGTCGTGATGCACCAGCTGCTGGCGTGGCGTTCTCTGCACAGTCAGGGCCGAGCGCTGTATTCGCTGATGATCCGTCACCTCGGCTCGGACATCGACACCTACACACTGCGCGAGGCGGAGTTCTCGTGTAACTCCCTGGTGGCCTTCAACTTCGGTGACGGGCACCTCCACGACGAACGGCTCATCGCGGCTCTGCAGAGGCGGTGTGACTTCGCGCCGGGCGAGTTCACGGTGGCCTGGATCGAGTCCCAGCCGATCCACCGGGGAACACAGCGATTCAAGGTGATCGACGCGGCGCTGGGTGTGATCGAGACCGGGACCTACCGGGTGACCGATGCGGTGAACGAGCAACCGTGGCTGCCGAACGGCCCCATTCCGTTCCAGGTCGACTGGAGCCTCGACGTTGACGCTCACCGCGCCGTCACCGATCCTGAGGTGGTGCATGAACCGCAGATGCGCTCCGATGATCGCAGCGCGACGCCGGTCCGGCTGACCGATCAGGCGCCGCAGTGA
- a CDS encoding phytoene desaturase family protein, with the protein MTTAVVVGGGPNGLAAALHLARNGVDVQVLEAADTVGGGARSGELTVPGVIHDHCSAFHPLGVGSPFWAEVGLERYGLVWKWPEADCAHPLDSGDAGLLFRSIDATAAGLGADGPRWKAMFGDLAEHFDDLGDDLLRPIVRVPGHPIRLASFGPRAILPATALARWFRTERARALYGGIAAHLFSRLDRPLTASLGLMIAASGHRYGWPVAEGGSGAITAAIVGALRDSGGKIETGVRVSSRADLPPADITLLDLSPAQVLSIFGDEMPTRIRRSYRRYRIGSSAYKVDFAIDGDIPWSNPECLRAGTVHLGGGFDEIAHAERQRAAGVMVPRPFVLLGQQYIADPGRSAGGLNPIYAYAHVPRGFDGDATEQVVAQIERFAPGFRDRIVATASAGTEQLHASNANFAGGDIIGGANDGLQMVLRPRAALDPYAIGVPGVYICSQASPPGAGIHGLCGYHAAESALRYARSSR; encoded by the coding sequence GTGACCACAGCTGTCGTGGTCGGCGGCGGGCCCAACGGGCTCGCCGCCGCTCTGCACCTGGCGCGCAACGGTGTCGACGTGCAGGTCCTGGAGGCGGCCGACACCGTCGGTGGTGGGGCACGGTCGGGGGAACTGACGGTGCCGGGCGTCATCCACGACCACTGTTCGGCTTTTCATCCGCTGGGCGTGGGCTCGCCGTTCTGGGCCGAGGTGGGTCTCGAACGATACGGGCTGGTGTGGAAGTGGCCCGAAGCCGACTGCGCACATCCTCTCGATTCCGGCGACGCCGGCCTGCTGTTCCGGTCGATCGACGCCACGGCGGCGGGATTGGGCGCCGACGGACCGCGCTGGAAGGCGATGTTCGGTGATCTCGCCGAGCATTTCGATGACCTCGGCGACGATCTGCTCCGCCCGATCGTCCGCGTACCCGGTCACCCGATCCGGCTCGCGTCGTTCGGGCCCCGGGCCATCCTGCCGGCCACCGCGCTCGCCCGCTGGTTCCGCACCGAGCGGGCCCGTGCGCTCTACGGCGGGATCGCGGCACACCTGTTCTCCCGCTTGGACCGGCCCCTCACCGCTTCCCTCGGGCTGATGATCGCGGCGAGCGGACACCGCTACGGCTGGCCGGTGGCCGAAGGCGGATCGGGAGCGATCACCGCGGCGATCGTCGGGGCGCTGCGGGATTCGGGCGGCAAGATCGAGACCGGGGTCCGGGTGAGCTCGCGTGCCGACCTGCCGCCGGCGGACATCACGCTGCTGGACTTGTCCCCGGCCCAGGTTCTCTCGATCTTCGGCGACGAGATGCCGACCCGAATTCGCCGCTCGTACCGGCGTTATCGAATCGGGTCGTCGGCATACAAGGTCGACTTCGCGATCGACGGTGACATCCCGTGGTCGAATCCGGAGTGCCTGCGCGCCGGGACAGTGCATCTCGGCGGGGGTTTCGACGAGATCGCGCACGCGGAGCGACAGCGAGCGGCAGGGGTGATGGTTCCGCGGCCGTTCGTCCTGCTCGGCCAGCAATACATCGCCGACCCCGGTCGCAGCGCGGGCGGGCTCAATCCGATCTATGCCTACGCGCACGTCCCTCGTGGCTTCGACGGTGATGCCACCGAACAGGTCGTCGCCCAGATCGAGAGGTTCGCGCCCGGGTTCCGCGACCGGATCGTGGCGACGGCGAGCGCGGGTACCGAACAGCTTCACGCATCCAACGCCAACTTCGCGGGTGGGGACATCATCGGCGGCGCGAACGACGGCCTGCAGATGGTCCTGCGGCCCCGGGCAGCGCTCGATCCGTACGCGATCGGCGTTCCGGGCGTGTACATCTGCTCACAGGCCAGTCCGCCGGGTGCCGGTATCCACGGGTTGTGCGGCTACCACGCCGCGGAGTCGGCGCTGCGGTACGCGCGGTCGTCACGATGA
- a CDS encoding PucR family transcriptional regulator: MTASRPSRALRTPAGDAARDRLAGVPASAGSELLEQAAVIAKALQDNVSDIVSELSAMMAREIDQLDTDPKLVELLEASVHGNVSTIIHVLANDIPIEHLQPTTAAVEYALRLAQRDVPSNSLVRAYHLGQNSVMRRCYRLVEDLDLDAGESMALTRHISDVLFGYIDWISLYVFEAYEDERRRWLGVEGNVQSAAILSFLDSAEPDERAFESETGYQLDQRHLALILWSSEDEPRELIGLTHAARELGARLGGGVTPIVTAIDRSTVWAWIPLTGRDVTDDSSVITVRSTVPAGVRVAVGMPASGARGFRRTHEQARAAYSVASMPGGAADRVIGFGDRGVAVVSLLAQDLESTRAWVHEVLGGLAEDTANASMLRETLSVYLATKESHLHTAERLNLHRNTVKYRIGKALAEVPGDRDRLDLALALTVCEFLGPVMFAR; this comes from the coding sequence ATGACTGCCTCGCGACCGTCGCGGGCGCTGCGGACTCCGGCGGGGGACGCCGCGCGCGACCGGCTTGCAGGGGTTCCCGCGTCCGCCGGGTCCGAACTGCTCGAGCAAGCAGCTGTGATCGCGAAGGCACTGCAGGACAACGTGTCCGACATCGTCTCGGAATTGAGTGCCATGATGGCCCGCGAGATCGATCAGCTCGACACCGACCCCAAACTCGTGGAACTGCTCGAGGCGAGTGTGCACGGCAACGTCTCCACGATCATCCACGTCCTCGCGAACGACATCCCGATCGAGCACCTGCAACCGACCACAGCCGCGGTGGAATACGCACTGCGACTGGCACAACGGGACGTGCCCTCGAACTCGCTCGTCCGGGCCTACCATCTGGGGCAGAACAGCGTGATGCGCCGATGTTATCGACTGGTCGAAGATCTCGACCTCGATGCGGGGGAATCGATGGCGCTGACACGGCACATCTCCGACGTGCTGTTCGGTTACATCGACTGGATCTCCCTGTACGTGTTCGAGGCGTACGAGGACGAGCGCCGGCGTTGGCTGGGGGTCGAAGGGAACGTCCAGTCAGCGGCCATCCTCTCGTTCCTCGACAGTGCCGAACCCGATGAGCGCGCATTCGAGTCCGAGACCGGGTACCAGCTCGACCAGCGTCATCTTGCGCTGATCCTCTGGTCGTCCGAGGACGAACCGCGCGAACTCATCGGGCTCACCCATGCGGCCCGCGAACTCGGCGCCCGACTCGGCGGGGGCGTCACGCCGATCGTCACCGCCATCGACCGTTCGACCGTGTGGGCGTGGATTCCGCTGACCGGTAGGGACGTCACCGACGACTCGTCGGTGATCACGGTGCGCTCAACCGTTCCGGCGGGTGTCCGCGTCGCGGTGGGGATGCCCGCATCCGGGGCACGGGGCTTTCGGCGAACGCACGAGCAGGCGCGCGCCGCCTACTCCGTGGCGTCCATGCCGGGTGGTGCGGCGGACCGGGTGATCGGATTCGGTGACCGGGGCGTGGCCGTGGTGTCTCTTCTGGCGCAGGATCTCGAGTCGACGCGGGCTTGGGTCCACGAGGTCCTCGGTGGGCTCGCCGAGGACACCGCCAACGCCTCCATGTTGCGGGAGACGCTCTCGGTGTACCTCGCCACAAAGGAGAGCCATCTCCACACCGCCGAACGACTCAACCTTCATCGCAACACGGTGAAGTACCGCATCGGCAAGGCACTCGCCGAGGTCCCGGGAGACCGTGACCGCCTGGATCTCGCTCTGGCGCTGACGGTCTGCGAATTCCTCGGCCCGGTGATGTTCGCGCGCTGA
- a CDS encoding SulP family inorganic anion transporter: MQPETVSRFLPGLGVLRGYERSWLKGDIVAGIVLTALLIPAGMGYAEVAGLPPVTGLYATVIPLLVYAVVGPSRILVLGPDSSLAPIIAASIIPLAAFDAERIALAGVLAIEVGVVLLIGGLLRLGFVTDLLSKPIRIGYLNGIALVVVLSQLPKLLGFGVDGDSVIQEAINIVKGVASGDAELLPSVIGIACLILIFGLRYWRKAIPGVLVAVVASIVAVAVFGWSDDLPVVGAMPRGFPSPSLEGVTLDDVISLIGPAVGIALIAFADTSVLSRTFAARAGDQVDGSQEMAAIGTANIATGFLSGFAISASSSRTPVAEQAGAKTQLASVVGALLIVVFIFIAPGVTAYLPSAALAAVVIAAAISLIDISGVVALFRANWVEGALSIAAFLGVALIGVLQGILVAIGLSFIAFVNLAWRPYRTELGRVPGVRGYHDVTRHPEAERIDGVLIIRFDAPLFFANGGMFDDYVRGKVREARKAGRELHTVIIAAEPIVDIDATAVDELVELDDYLRTHDITLVFAEMKDPVRDILRRYDLRVDGEPRFDDSHFAPTTGAKIDEITGQPRRDIERSDDQA, translated from the coding sequence ATGCAACCGGAAACGGTGTCACGGTTCCTGCCCGGGCTGGGAGTACTCCGCGGCTACGAGAGGTCGTGGTTGAAGGGCGACATCGTCGCCGGCATCGTGCTGACCGCCTTGCTGATCCCCGCAGGCATGGGATACGCGGAGGTCGCCGGCCTTCCACCGGTGACCGGCCTCTACGCGACGGTGATCCCACTGCTCGTCTACGCCGTCGTCGGACCGTCGCGCATCCTCGTCCTCGGCCCAGACTCGTCGCTGGCCCCGATCATCGCGGCGTCGATCATCCCGCTCGCGGCCTTCGACGCGGAGCGGATCGCGCTCGCCGGAGTCCTCGCCATCGAGGTCGGCGTTGTCCTGCTGATCGGCGGACTGCTCCGACTCGGTTTCGTCACCGATCTCCTGTCCAAGCCGATCCGGATCGGTTACCTCAACGGGATCGCGCTGGTCGTCGTGCTCAGCCAGTTGCCGAAACTGTTGGGCTTCGGCGTCGACGGCGATTCGGTCATCCAGGAGGCGATCAACATCGTCAAGGGCGTCGCGTCCGGCGACGCCGAATTGCTTCCGTCGGTCATCGGCATCGCCTGTCTCATCCTGATCTTCGGGCTCAGGTATTGGCGCAAGGCCATCCCGGGTGTACTCGTCGCGGTGGTTGCCTCGATCGTCGCGGTGGCGGTGTTCGGCTGGTCCGACGACCTCCCGGTCGTCGGCGCCATGCCTCGCGGCTTCCCGTCGCCGTCTCTGGAAGGCGTGACACTCGACGACGTCATCAGCCTCATCGGCCCGGCAGTCGGTATCGCGCTGATCGCCTTCGCGGACACCAGCGTGCTGTCGCGGACCTTCGCGGCTCGCGCCGGCGACCAGGTCGACGGCAGCCAGGAGATGGCGGCCATCGGCACCGCGAACATCGCCACCGGGTTCCTGAGCGGATTCGCGATCTCGGCGTCGTCGTCCCGGACCCCGGTGGCCGAACAGGCCGGGGCCAAAACGCAACTCGCCTCGGTCGTCGGGGCGCTCCTGATCGTGGTGTTCATCTTCATCGCACCGGGGGTCACCGCCTACCTCCCGTCGGCCGCGCTGGCCGCCGTGGTGATCGCCGCAGCGATCTCTCTCATCGACATCTCCGGCGTGGTCGCGCTGTTCCGCGCCAACTGGGTCGAGGGCGCGCTGTCGATCGCCGCCTTCCTGGGCGTCGCGCTGATCGGTGTCCTGCAAGGCATTCTGGTCGCGATCGGCCTGTCGTTCATCGCGTTCGTGAACCTCGCATGGCGTCCGTACCGGACGGAACTCGGCCGGGTTCCGGGAGTGCGCGGCTACCACGACGTGACCCGCCATCCCGAGGCCGAACGCATCGACGGCGTGCTGATCATCCGTTTCGACGCACCACTGTTCTTCGCCAACGGCGGCATGTTCGACGACTACGTCCGCGGCAAGGTCCGCGAGGCGAGAAAGGCCGGGCGAGAACTGCACACCGTGATCATCGCGGCCGAACCCATCGTCGACATCGACGCCACCGCGGTCGACGAACTCGTCGAGCTCGACGACTATCTCCGCACCCACGACATCACACTCGTCTTCGCGGAGATGAAAGACCCGGTGCGAGACATACTCCGACGCTATGACCTCCGTGTCGACGGCGAACCCCGGTTCGACGACTCGCATTTCGCGCCCACGACCGGCGCGAAGATCGACGAGATCACCGGGCAACCCCGGCGGGACATCGAGCGATCGGACGACCAGGCCTGA
- a CDS encoding TetR/AcrR family transcriptional regulator: MTAETAPPTVDWTPKARLILEAASELFYERGIHAVGVDSIAEAAGVTKRTLYDRFGSKEQVVVEYLRARNAAWQEFLRSRLDAADPTPGARLAAVFDATRDWSAARGHKGCAMINAHAEISDPDHPAYPIIVGQKHDLRDLLTSIATDAGSPDASALARRLFILHEGALVTAGMGVEPDALDAARDVALEMIGGPQAN; this comes from the coding sequence GTGACCGCCGAGACCGCACCCCCGACCGTGGACTGGACACCCAAGGCCCGACTCATCCTCGAGGCGGCCTCCGAGCTGTTCTACGAGCGCGGAATACATGCGGTCGGCGTGGACTCCATCGCGGAGGCCGCGGGCGTCACGAAACGCACGCTCTACGACCGCTTCGGTTCCAAGGAGCAGGTGGTCGTCGAGTATCTACGCGCCCGCAACGCCGCCTGGCAGGAGTTCCTCCGGTCCCGACTCGACGCAGCCGACCCGACGCCGGGCGCCCGACTCGCGGCGGTCTTCGACGCGACGCGGGACTGGTCGGCCGCCCGAGGCCACAAGGGGTGCGCGATGATCAACGCGCACGCCGAGATCAGCGATCCCGACCACCCGGCGTATCCGATCATCGTGGGGCAGAAGCACGATCTGCGTGACCTTCTCACCTCGATCGCCACCGATGCCGGGAGCCCCGATGCGAGCGCACTGGCACGACGGTTGTTCATCCTGCACGAGGGCGCGCTGGTGACCGCCGGGATGGGAGTCGAACCCGATGCCCTCGACGCCGCTCGGGACGTCGCGCTCGAGATGATCGGCGGGCCGCAGGCGAATTGA
- a CDS encoding DMT family transporter, with protein sequence MQTSQIGIPARWVTFAMSAAFVVCWSSGFIGAKLGAAEASVLTILMWRFLVVAAVLGGAVYFLWRRRGLAPMSLRWFGSQLVVGGLSQAGYTVTVYWAIALGVSTGTTALIDGVQPLVVAALAGPLLGAVTHRRQWWGLLVGAAGVVLVTWSDAASSAAAPWWAYLIPLLGMAALVAATFLERRVDDSPSPTVVLAIHCGASAVIFTAAGLLAGVAVPPADGTFWLAIAWLTVLSTIGGYGLYWVLLRRSGVTSVNTLMFLMPPVTALWGTAMYGEPFGWATGLGLAMACGATWVVNRPPSSEARERREAEARTATAAP encoded by the coding sequence ATGCAGACTTCACAGATCGGTATACCGGCGCGGTGGGTGACCTTCGCGATGTCGGCGGCGTTCGTCGTCTGTTGGTCGTCGGGATTCATCGGGGCCAAGCTGGGAGCCGCCGAGGCGTCGGTGCTCACCATCCTCATGTGGCGATTCCTGGTGGTGGCGGCCGTGCTCGGCGGCGCTGTGTACTTCCTGTGGCGTCGGCGGGGTCTGGCGCCGATGTCACTGAGGTGGTTCGGTTCCCAGCTCGTGGTCGGGGGTCTTTCCCAAGCGGGCTACACGGTCACGGTGTACTGGGCGATCGCGCTGGGTGTCAGCACCGGGACGACCGCACTGATCGACGGCGTCCAACCGCTGGTCGTCGCCGCACTGGCGGGTCCGCTGCTCGGTGCGGTCACCCATCGACGCCAGTGGTGGGGTCTGCTCGTCGGTGCGGCGGGTGTCGTTCTCGTGACCTGGTCGGACGCGGCATCCTCGGCAGCTGCGCCCTGGTGGGCCTACCTCATACCCCTGCTCGGAATGGCTGCACTCGTCGCGGCCACCTTTCTCGAACGACGCGTCGACGACTCGCCCTCACCCACGGTCGTCCTGGCGATCCACTGCGGGGCGTCCGCGGTGATCTTCACTGCGGCAGGACTTCTCGCGGGAGTGGCGGTACCGCCCGCGGATGGCACCTTCTGGTTGGCGATCGCCTGGCTGACGGTTCTGTCCACAATCGGTGGCTACGGGTTGTACTGGGTGCTCCTACGACGATCCGGCGTCACCTCGGTCAACACGCTGATGTTCCTCATGCCGCCCGTCACGGCATTGTGGGGGACGGCGATGTACGGCGAACCCTTCGGATGGGCAACGGGTCTCGGTCTGGCAATGGCCTGCGGCGCCACCTGGGTGGTGAATCGTCCGCCGTCATCAGAAGCCCGCGAGCGGCGCGAGGCGGAAGCGCGTACAGCAACTGCCGCTCCCTGA